The following are from one region of the Anguilla rostrata isolate EN2019 chromosome 7, ASM1855537v3, whole genome shotgun sequence genome:
- the dcp1b gene encoding mRNA-decapping enzyme 1B produces MTASMAGTGTCLAAKGLDISLAALKRQDPYINNIVDVASQVALYTFSNRANEWEKTDVEGTLFVYTRLASPRHGFTIMNRLNMDNLTEPITKDLDFQLQDPFLLYRNARLSIYGIWFYDKADCLRIAELMKDLTRQEQVLAQRDEDVSPRAVRMEDSKGVDILQMLTKARDEYDKGKPCSEPKEIASSSVIYDNPHLIKPIPVKPLERAHGAQQSLQDSDVEPRHLSLAALFGAQSQPEHVSPQAGSGGGRPAGPRPAVARSLSYEEPARPGAGGPLSGSPPQHCPAIQKLMSAQRAPTELLQPVSESPENRLCENGVLQPPHHCQGRDPLHRLFQNPPAVPPFCAHPLPRCSSPLPCMATTAWGSPSPPPPPPPRRQAPVLQPRQAPAAPPGHGRGLPPRAPAAAAAGAAGAEPERRARPACPRPRFQDPALQPRPQPHPHPQALPTLQPHPQALPALQPHPQPHPQAMPALQPHPQAMPTLQPHPHPQSLPAMPLDGWTDKPSGPMVSEKPNPLFQGISPQRVPVTTSPTLLMSPMVFAQSKSAKAGIACSPTPVPPMPPQAPEDPRTLTKSQLQATLLHLIQTDAAFLDTIYKAYICSFSKDTVTKKL; encoded by the exons ATGACTGCGAGTATGGCTGGAACGGGCACCTGTCTTGCCGCAAAAGGTTTGGACATAAGTCTTGCCGCTTTGAAGAGACAAGACCCCTACATCAACAACATAGTAGATGTGGCTAGTCAAGTGGCGTTATATACTTTCAGCAACAGAGCAAATGAATGG GAGAAGACGGATGTAGAAGGAACCTTATTTGTATATACCAG GTTGGCCTCTCCCAGACATGGCTTCACCATCATGAACCGACTGAACATGGACAACCTGACTGAACCCATCACCAAGGACCTGGACTTCCAGCTGCAGGACCCCTTCTTGCTCTATAGGAATGCCCGTT TGTCCATCTACGGTATCTGGTTCTATGACAAGGCGGACTGCCTGCGCATCGCCGAGCTGATGAAGGA tctgacGAGGCAGGAGCAGGTGCTGGCCCAGCGGGACGAGGACGTGTCCCCCAGAGCTGTCCGCATGGAGGACAGCAAGGGGGTCGACATCCTGCAGATGCTGACCAAAGCTCGGGACGAGTACGACAAG GGAAAGCCCTGCTCCGAGCCGAAGGAGATCGCCAGCAGCAGCGTGATCTATGACAACCCCCACCTGATCAAACCCATTCCCGTCAAACCGCTGGAGAGAGCGCACGGGGCCCAACAGAGCCTGCAG GACAGCGATGTGGAGCCCAGGCACCTCTCCCTGGCTGCTCTTTTTGGGGCGCAGTCCCAGCCCGAGCACGTGTCCCCCCAGGCGGGGTCGGGGGGCGGCAGACCGGCAGGGCCCCGCCCGGCAGTGGCCCGCTCCCTGTCCTACGAGGAGCCGGCCCGGCCGGGCGCGGGGGGGCCCCTGTCGGGcagccccccccagcactgCCCCGCCATCCAGAAGCTGATGAGCGCCCAGAGGGCCCCGACTGAGCTTCTGCAACCCGTGTCCGAGTCCCCCGAAAACCGGCTCTGCGAGAACGGGGTCCTGCAGCCCCCCCACCACTGCCAGGGCAGGGACCCCCTTCACAGACTGTTCCAGAACCCCCCCGCCGTCCCCCCCTTCTgtgcccaccccctcccccgctgcagcagccccctcccctgcatGGCCACCACGGCCTGGGGGagcccttcccctcccccacccccaccaccccgccgCCAAGCCCCTGTTCTTCAGCCCCGGCAAgccccagctgcccccccaGGGCACGGGCGTGGTCTCCCCCCACGAGCTCCTGCAGcggctgcagctggtgcagcaggagcagagccTGAGCGCAGAGCCCGTCCGGCCTGCCCTCGCCCCCGCTTTCAGGACCCCgccctgcagccccgcccccagccccacccccacccccaggccctGCCCACTCTGCAGCCCCATCCCCAGGCCCTGCCTGCCctgcagccccacccccagccccacccccaggccaTGCCCGCCctgcagccccacccccaagccATGCCCACCctgcagccccacccccacccccagtccctGCCCGCCATGCCCCTGGACGGCTGGACAGACAAGCCCTCCGGCCCCATGGTGTCCGAGAAGCCGAACCCTCTGTTCCAG gggatcTCCCCCCAGCGCGTCCCGGTCACCACGTCCCCCACTCTGCTCATGTCCCCCATGGTCTTCGCCCAGAGCAAATCGGCTAAGGCTGGGATCGCCTGCAGCCCCACTCCGGTCCCCCCGatgcccccccaggcccccgaGGATCCCCGAACCCTGACCAAGAGCCAGCTCCAGGCCACCCTGCTGCACCTGATCCAG ACTGATGCAGCCTTCCTGGATACCATCTACAAGGCATACATCTGCAGCTTCTCTAAGGACACAGTCACAAAAAAGCTGTGA